CAAACATAAGTAAATAGCAATGGCAGCCCTCCCTGTGTGGTTACCATTTGAGctttttaaaaaatgaaatgggCTGCGTGGTTGTTGAATGGGGTATTAAAACTTTTCAACAAATTCACCATGGCTATAGACCAAGACATGAAACCTTCAAGCAAACACTATTGGTGGGTGTTTGGCCTCTGTGGTTTTGTAAAGACCATAAAAACTTCAGCAAATGTATAATGGCATTTGGAGGAGTTTGAAAAAAAGAGAACTCAAGTAAATGCATTTGGTAAGTATGAAACTCATTGAAGCTCCCAAACAAATGCACATTGGCAAGCAATAAACCTTTGGCAATTGAAATTAATGCAGAAAATGTGGTGTTTGGAGAGGTATTTTTAAAACTTCAAGCAAAGTAATAAAGGCAACCAATGTATTTCCAACCAAATTCATTGCTATGTTAAAGCAGCAGGCCGTGGATGATTACAAAGGGCATTGAAACCCCCAGGCAAGGTGCCAAAGAAGAGAGCAGCTCCTCCCTACCATTAAAACTTACAAAAAATGCATTTTCAGGGAAAACCATTTATCTCGCATTGGCTGGGAAGTGTTCTTTTCTGATATTTATAATCAAATCTCCacccaagtataatgtcaaagcctcaaggcttttgatggatggtgctcaACGgcgcccaagtggaccccacgcaaggTGGGTACGTTTCCCGAGGCGAACAAGGAGGCTGATTGGATGGTGACAGGTGGACCCACGAATTTTGCAGAGGAAGAGCGgattaaccagtgagcatgttGAGGAGATCGGATGGTGTCTGTGGATTCACGAAAGGAAGATGCTCGCCAGTTAAGGGTTGCGAAATGGCGATGACGTGGCGTTGAGGTGGTAATGATGTGGCCGACAAGCAAGCAAACACGTggcggagtgatgaggtgtcatccgaggtggtgcCCAGTGGATCCAATTGACCAATCATGGgctgccacgtggcaaggcatcaaggcaaaaaaggagccaaaaatcaaaattaaattgtaTAGTGTagactatagagaaattcgaaaaatttaaatgatggatccatattcaagattaattcgctcagaggtccatttttgcccaaaataccaagtatcatatatcactggaaagctcttgggatgaggaatgcagttatgtagttagttttaacaaatatgagatatttcgagagcagtttccatgggaaggaaggAGATATTTCTTGCATTTATGAAAAAGGGACACATGGCAAATATTGATGAAATCTTATATTTtttcctctccttcttattccaattttcttctcattgtaagggttccagaaatttggagaaagcCTCCAGATTTTCATGGTTTTCAGTTCTGATTAGCTTGACCGAAATGTAtacaattctatggatcttttcagtGTATAGTGGTCACAGTGTAGTGTTGTAAATGTgtgttttagttgcaggtcttacttatgtcaggcatgagtaaattccacacagtattgtctctaggctTATAGTTCATTGTTCTGAATCAAATCCTTGAGGAGGAATGAGATTTGTCGACTTCAAGGGAgtttgtgtgattgtttgtgggtaacCTTCAAGGAAgtttttaaattctataatcagtcatgaaATGATGGAATATGCATCCAGATCCGATGAattctgtgaatgaatcaaataatgcattaatataaggtattgatgcatgaatatctttttTAAAGGAGAACAAAACTTGCAGCTATGATTTACATGTGCATTTctatgtgtgactctattgcccaatgaataaggcactAGTCTTGTAGATTTGAGGATAGTTTCAGAacaacaattttaaaagaaaatctatttccctttatgtttagggttttgtgttccattctttctgagttctatttcatcttattgtttgtatagatctagccaatctgtagtgtttcctaacctattgagcttgtgaaatgatctatttgCTTATAGTTGATGcagttgtgtgtttgtaattattgtattcaaagtatcaaagggtgtcccccctaggtctagcagaacctgaagtgcaggaggatcaattaggatcctatgttatgttgtccaagccctgatgtgttaaATGtaagactgaaattggccatttcatagaaggattgcaggtgttcttgggttatcagttttggtgaacaacagtatgaatgttattatgtttatttatgttaacaGAACATATATGTTGCAATATACTAGGCGATTATGGATCGTCCATTGGGATGGACTTATAATACAATTGGCAAAATCAATCCTCCCACAACATTGAACGATAAATGGTATTCGCGAATATGGGGGAGAATTAAGATACTCTTTCGAAagtgtcgggcgaattgggtcctcatGCACTTTGAACTATCAATTGCTATTGGTGAATTACACTGGTGCATTAAGGCACACTTCCGAAAATTCAGGCAAAAATATTAAATATACCGTTGTGAAATCGTAGACTCTATTAGCGAAATCtttaaatcattacaaataattaatgaaaatgaaGGCGAATTGAAATGCATTTGACCGAACATTTATAAAGTTGGTGCGATTCGGCCACCTCGATTGGTCCATCTTATTCGCCATTTTCCAAATGACTaatacaaaatatttgccaattGGCGATTATTCgccactaaaattttctctgttgatGGATTGCACGACATCTGTGAAACAATTTCATGCACCTTAGTTGCTTCTAAATATAAtgaaattaatatcaaattaatcacAACATTCTAATCATAATAGTAAAATAGCCATTAACTTTTTTAAGAATTATTGTTGATTATTTGACTATTGAATAGAGTATTGTCTGAGTAAAATAGATactctatatttaaaaaaaaatcaactaatctATAGATtgaatgagagagaaattttatttttagtttttattttcttgttttaaaaAATAAGTTTGTAATTATAattaaagaataataaataagtcTTTAATTGTCACTAGTTCTAACAAGTTAGAAATTTtagttaataatattaattaaaaatattcaacAGAAACTGACATACATGTATTTATCAAATAAAAAGTATTCAATAAATATTGatgataattattttctaattgtatatgatttatttattaaatttatatttttaattatttattagtaATTTTATTGTAATAATCAATTTTAAGGTTATGAAATGTCTAAATAAAAGTCAAATTTAATTTTTTCTGGTTAACAAAGGAATAGAATTAATGAGAAGGTATTTAATATAACCACATAAAATGATATTAAGTAAACATTATAAATACTTTTTATCATTGCAATCTCCATACCTATTAATCTTTAGATAAACTCAAACTATAAATTTAACTAGAACGCATGGAGTAGGAGGAAGGTTAATGCCACTTGTGATGCCATGGATGGGAAGCAGTATAAGTAAGAATCTATTATTGATATTATTGATCTTCTCCTTTGGTTCTATATGACAGGATTGTTTGGTAAGTgagaattatttatatatattattgtttGGTGGGTGAGAATAAGTCTTATTGAGCAATTATTGCACTTCTCAAAAGCTCATGAATAAGTAAATGGCGGTCTAGTCTGGCCAAACAATACGGAAAGTTTTCACATGGCTTTGTACATTATCATTGGGCGATCTGTtttcaaataataataatgataatgtacAGATTGTCTTTTCTCTGGCCTGCCATTCCACGCAATTTCCTTGCTGTAGCGCTATAAGATTATGAATTGACTGCCATCTGAACGTTCATAGGCTGTAAGTTTGCAATTGCCACGTGAAAACTTTCGGTATTGTTTTGGCCAAACTAAACTGTCATTTAATTATTTACTAGCATGTATATAAAAAAGAAGTGCAATAATTATGTAGATAGTAGAATATATCTTGAGTAATATATTAGAGGATGCAAATCTTAAAAGGAAATGTTCATGTGTTGAATTATTTAAAACGTAATATTGCTAAAGAAATACAGAGTGAAACATTTCATCCCATAGCTAAATAATTTTGTATAAtaaagtaataaaataataaaataataatattattatattataattgtataatttatattataattttattattatatttatttacatttatgGCTAATTGCATCCTTTCTTAAAATGGACCATTatttaatcctaaccataacactaatacGATTCTTTACTCTAGAATCATAACCAAACCTAAACATAATTTAATTACAACTATAAGTGAATAAAATGAAACCTGAAAACTCACAAAGCTCAAATGTAATTgtaaatctaatgatattccttAAGAGTTTAAATCATGGTTCAATTAGGAGCTATATTCAATAGGGTATAATGTTCACATATATGTTTGATGTTTAATAAGGataaataatatattgttattattgtattatTAATATAGTGTAATAGTATATCTAATTGTACTCTAATCTAAAATAGACTCTAATttaaacataatcctaaccctatttcTAGTTGTAACTGAACCCAATTTATTTGTAAACCCTAGCTCtagccttaaccctaaccttaatttatCTCTAACCCTAAACAAATACTAATTAAAACATAATTGTAATTGTAAACATAGAGATTATCTAATTAGGGTTCGgattaaatttgaaatattttttccaAAGAAGACatcaatttgttttttttaattatgctAAAACTTAGCAATTAACTCTAAAACTAACTTTAACTCTGATTATCTACAATCATTTTCTGAATTATTTCagcaaataattttcattttttcaattattATCAACTAATTAATTTGATTTTGCTTTAAGTGTTGAATTTATTTGTAAGCCCTAGCcctagctctattttttaggaagcccccttcACGACACCTAGCCTAATTTGTCATGCTCCATTTCTAGGTTGGACAACCATTAAAAGAATCTTTTTAATGCAGCAGTAGGACTTTTTTTTTTGCACCATAAAAAACTGTTTTTATGGACATGAGAAATGTAGAAACAAGTGGAGGAGTTCTCCACTTATATAGGGCAAACTTTCCAAACATTTagactaattattattataattttgtaagttcattgaaaaaaaaaaaggaaaggaaaggagcTTTTACAGTTCACAATGCCATCAATCTGTATATGGTTCTTTAGATGGGTCTATAGATGGGTTAGATCAATATGGGACAACCTCCTACTTCTTGTGGGACACACCTAACTGTACCAAAAACAAAACTTACATACCCTACCTTATTATGGAATTTCAACTTGTGACCTCTATTAcaagagcacaaattctccaccactaaAAAACTAAAAGTGAAGAAAGTTTGTTATATCTACcaaacaaaatatttaatttatcacTTAAAAAAGAGATTGGaactaaaaaatagtaaaaaaaagaaATTGGAACTAAAAAATAATCAAAGTATTTAATTTATCACCTAAAAAAGAGATTTGGACGCAGACATACCATCTAGAGAGAATTGAATTGTCGGTAGTGCTTGTATTATGTTCGGACCCTTCACCTTCCTTTCTGTGGTTGTTCTTTTTACACgtataacatatatattaaaaacgCGGTCAACTCCGTCAGTCAAATTGAATTGTCCGTAGTGCTTGTATTATGAAGTTTAGAACCTTCAACTTCATTTCTATGGTTGTTCTTCTTACACgtataacatatatattaaaaacgCGGCCAAATCCGTCGGTCAAATTGAATCGTCCGTAGTGCTTGTATTATGAAGTTCAGACTCTTCACTTTCCTTTCTATGGTTGTTCTTTTTTACTTCTCCTAAATTGGCCTACgtataacatatatattaaaaacgCGCTTAACTCTGTCGGTCAAATTGAATATCACCGTATCCCATTTGACATATGATGTCATTAATTGCCCTATTCAATTTTAACAGTGAGCTTGGCGTCATTAATCACCCCATTCAATTTGATTGGTGAAGTTTACGAGGTAGTACCTTCCAAGTTTTTTCATGAAAGCTGCTAAAAAAATAGGGATTACGTGCGGGCGAAGGTTTTACTGTTATGAATGGTAAGAGTTCTGATTCTGAGAGAGTATACTAGCTATTCTTGAGGTTTTGTGTTATTGAAAAAGTTTAGTGTATACTACCTATTTTATCTAGCGCATCCTCAATTCTTATCTACCAATTAGAGATGGAAGCTATAGTTGGAGGAGCTGTAGCTGGAAAAATTTGCGAGATGACTCTTCAGATGACAGTTCAAAAGTTATCCGCACAGATAAGCCTTGTCACAAACTTCCAGAAAGACTTTGAATGGTTGAAGAGAAAACTTGGATATATGAAGGGATTTCTCAAGGATGCCGAGCAACAGTGCAGACAAAAGGAGAGTGTGAGGCAATGGTTACAAGATGTTCGAGACATTGCCGTACGTGCAGAGGACATATTAGAGCGATGTACTGCACAGCCTCTCTACACTAGCAGACTTCAATCTGTTTTCACTGGTAATCACATGGGTTTTCGTTACAAATATTCACGAAAAATCAGTAAGATCAAAGCTAGAATTAAGCTCCTTATTGAGGAGGGATGGCAATTAAAGGTTGCTAATGATGTTTCGTCCGGAGAAGAAGCATCAAGCAGCACTTTACGAAGAGCATACTCAAAGAGATCAAGTATTGTGCCAATAGATTCACATCCAGTGGGTATAGAGGCCAAGGTTGAGCACTTGGTAAGCTTGTTAGAGAGGCCTGCAGTTTCTGTTATAGCCGTCGTTGGAATGGGCGGCTTAGGGAAGACTTATCTTCTCCAACATGTCTACAGTGTGGTCAAATATAGGTTCGAGAAATCTATTTGGCTTTCAATTTCTCAATCCTTTTCTATTTCTAAGTTGCAGAATGACTTAGCCTCTCACTTAAATATAAAGGATAAAATTCAAGGAGTTTCTGAACAAAGAGCAGAGGAATTGATTAATGCCCACTTGAAAGAAAAAAAGATTGTGATTGTTCTGGATGATGTGTGGAAGCCCATCAAAGAGGGCAATTTGATAAAGAGACTTGGTTTGACAATTGGGCAAAACTGCAAACTTGTGATCACAACTAGAAACAGAGAAGTTTGCAGAAATGTGAAGGCAGAAATTTATGAGATGGAACGTTTGAGTGAAGAAGACAGTTGGAAACTGTTTTGTATTTATGGGTTTCCAGAGGATGAGGGAAACAGAGCACCCGAGCACCTTCTGGATGTAGCCCGCAATATTGCAAAGGAATGTGGAAACCTGCCCTTGGCCATCAAGACAACTGCAGCATCTCTGGCAGGCTGCAGATCCCGAAGGGAATGGGACTCCAAACTAAGTCAGCTTAAAGAGGTATCTACTCTCAATAAACCCTTGGAAGTCCTCAAATTGAGCTATGATTGCTTGCCTGCACATCTTAAGGCTTGTTTTGCTTATCTGTCTTTCTTCCCTGAGGATGAGAAAATAGACTGCGAGTACCTGGTAAATCTTTGGATAGCAGAAGGTTTCATTCCAGATGGAAAAGACCAGTGGGATATTGGATGGAAATGTTTAAATGAGATTGCcaatctttgtttagttgaaatagTGGAAGAAGAATGGGAGGGATCAGATCATGATTCTGATATTCAAGTTGAACTTGAAGTCAAAAAATATTGCAGAGTTCATGATTTATTTCTTGATTTGGCGGTGTATATATCTAAAGAAAACAAATGTGCTTTCAAAATTGAAAACGCCTTCAAAGAATTCCCTGCCAGGAACAACAGTGTTGATTGGTGCAGGGTTTTGTTGCCCAAGAAATGGATAGATGATAAGGTCCTGCTAAAAAGCCGCCTTGCATTTTCTCCCAAACTTCTCCGGACATTATCATTGTCTGACAATCGCATAGTTAACATCCCCCCCAAAATTTTAATGAATATGAAAGTACTGCGGGTTCTTGACTTGAGCAGGAATGGCATCAGTACGTTGCCTGATTGTGTTGAAGATATGAAGCTTCTCAAAGTTTTGAACTTATCGAGCACATGGATTACGGAGGTACCAGGGTGCGTTAGAAGTTTGAAGAGTCTTCTCTTTCTCGATGTTTCTTTTTGCTCTAGCTTAAGGCAGATACCAGTGTGGATAGGTAAACTGAAATGTCTTCAGCATATCAATACAGTGCAATCTCCTCTCATTAATACTTTGCCAAATGGAATTTTAAATCTCAAGTCTCTCCGGACACTCAGATCTCGTCGCTTGCGCCTCTCTGTCAGAAATGATTCAGAGTTGAAGTTACAGGATGTTCGTAGTATGTTTCAGCTGCAAGAATTAAGCATATGCCTTGACACAGAATCGCAATTACAAAGTATAAAAACAGGGATTTTGGGGCAGTTGGAAAGGATGCGCCATCTCACTGTTGAGAATTGTCTTCCATTCCCTGATTGCCCGTTTCCGGAGGAACTGGAGATCATGAGAGATCTTGAAACATTACAGCTACACAAATTTGCTGTGACAAGTAGTTTATGCAGTTTTGTGGATCTTAGGGAACTCAGGTTACAAAGATGTCATTGGAATAGTTATCCAGAATTCCAGAAAATGCCAAACTTAATGAGTTTGCAGTTGGATAGTAACAGAAGCTGCACAGAGATACCAGCGGCTTTTGGAAAGTCGGGCGGGTTTCCAAAACTTCGGTTCATGCTGATTAGAGATTTCCCTGGGCTGGACGAGTTTCCTGAATTGGAAGATGGAGCCATGCCACACCTCGAGGTTTTTAAGCTACACAAGTGTCACAATCTGAGCGAATTAAGGGGATTGGAGAAATTGAAAATGCTCAAGGAGTTCAACTATCATCGTTCATTTGGATTATGGTTTAGGCTACAGGAAGGAGGGCAAGATTGGCGAGAAGTTAAAGCCCGTAATCCGCAGGTAATCATCACCCACAGGCACAGGCGTTATGTTTAACAAATTATCAGCTCCATTAAAAATAGATGTAGAGATATTTGCCATGAAATGTGTTGATGGTATGTGTAACTTTATATCTATTATTTTTTATATGCTTTGAATTAGAttttatcaaatggacattaatGTAATGATTAGTTTACAACTATCATATATTTGATATACTTGATGTATGGTTTTATATATTTCAATGTATATCATCatggttttttatatttatatacttGATCTTTAGATACATTATTCATCACTCTAATAAATTAAATTTGCAGATCATACTTGGTGTAGGTCTCTTTTAAAGTCACAAATCTAACCCCTGAACTATTGGGAATAAAGTGTCTCAAGCTTTTATCATTTCTaacatgattatttatttatttgttatgttattaaataatttttttttgtgttctaTTTGTTGAAGACAACTCAAGAAAAAGTGATAGATGAAAAGTTTTTATGAGAAGTGTGAGCTTTTCATGTTAAGTTTTATATTTGTAATTTCTATAAATAAAGGTGTTATGATTAGAGTTGTATTATGAAATTATTTGTAGGTATTGTTATGTTATAATCAGCTAGATTGTCTAGGGCAATAAATTAAGAAAGTTCTTTGAATGTGGGGTTTTCTCTCTTGTGGTGATGttattttatatttttgtaatGTCGATATTCTCTATAGTGATTGTTTAAGGGTTTAAAACTTTCTTCAATAGTGATATAGCATTTTGAGACTTCTACAGTTTTATCTAGTCATATGGATGGGTGAATTTGTTTTCCCTAGATTAAAATTTATATCTTTTTGCTCATTTGTTTTTTGTTTAATTGGTTGTTGACTTGCTAGCCCTGGTCATTGGTAGCTTAAGTTATAGCTGAAGATTTTTATGTTCATGTCTCTATTGACCACTTCATTATAGTTGCCTTATTAGTAAAAATATAGACAATAAAGGTgaaaaatttcatataaaaattagaATAGGTTATTAACATAAATTGAAAAATATGTAACAATAGAATTTGTAGTAGATTGAATCTAGTGCTACTAGTTTTTTTGAAAAGAACAaattatttgataaaaaaattgtaATTTCATGTACTACTACTATACTTTTTGAAACAATCAACTAAagtacattttttaaatttttttaaattttttgatataaAGACACGTCTCAATATGCCATTTCTTGTTTTGTAGGTTTTTTGCAAGTAAACAATTAGTCATGAAATTTTTAgtaagattgaaaaaaaaaaaaaaaaaactattgaaAACTAACAATATGATAACCTTAAGTGggtaaaaaaaattatgatttttttaaggtGTTTGAAAGTTATAAATGTTTTTCAATTAGCCTTTCAATTAAGGCTTACACATAATGCATGTACATTAAGTTCAACATAAATTAAATCTTATATTACTAGAATGTTAACAATTTTGAAATATactctttttgtttcatcaaatttggattaaattatttttttagcaTGAAAGGTGAAATATTGAAAAGAAGATGAGACCTTTTAACATTTTGGAATAGTTGACATTTTAGTCTTGACTCTCCAAGACCTAATAGCAAAGTTTCATGTGGAAAAAATGGAGgggaaaaaattatataaaatatccATTTTAGTTTCCTAGAGTTCTTTTCATTGATTATATGTATACATTTTGAAAAGtgtagaaaacccacttttttaaAATGCAcataaatttttattaattatatgtTTTCAAAAAAGACTATAAcatattgaaattttgattttttataaagATTAGAAAGGTGATTCAAAGCTCTCCATAATGAACTAGGTAGTGTTTCTAGATTATCCATCaaaaattaattatgattattttaaATTCATCTTTCACTTTTAAGATATCAAACTTTTTCATATGAACATAGTAATAATAATGAATAAACCTTGAAAAATGTTCATCCTCGCAGCTTGTCAAAAGATGGTATCAAAGCTCGTCTTAAATGATCTTGTAACTATCATGCAAGTCTAATATTAATGAACAATCTTGTATTTTATCTAAAACCTGTGTGTGTCAATAACTCACAATTCTGAAGAAGGTCCAGATTGCTATCCGTAGTGGGTCCTATTTCCTACATAAGTCACAGATTTGCAGATCTGAAGTAGAATTTGTGATGGAGCAGGGGTCTGGATCAGTAAGAAGGCTTGAAGAAATTGACCACACAACAGCTAGAAATAGTGAGACAAATTTCTTAGACTTTGTAGCGTAGACAAAAAGTACTTTTGATTTACCAAGTTCAAGCAATCATAAAAATATTTCTCAGGAGGATGATGAACGAACTAAACCATCTAAACAAGAAAAATGCGTGGATGACAATCAAAATGGTTAAAGATGGGCTGAAGGCAGTGAAGTTCCAGGCAAAGTCTAGAAAAAACAATTTTAGTTTTGTATAATTTATTTGTGGACACATCCAATTCTTTTCCTATATGAATTATGTAGGAGAGTAACAAGGTGCTACACATAAATTCttgtaattttataatataaaaggTAGCTTGGTCATACATTTGTAATATAGTCTATGACcaagctatcttttatattataaaattacaaGAATTTATGTTGCTGCCGTGCATTTTCCAGTGGCATTGTGCTGCTGTATGTAATTTTGTAACAGCTGGTTGCTGTTTCTCTTTGTAATCTTAGATTGCTTATTctaataaaaaaaatagatttgtAATATTCAGAATAGATAGTTTTTTTTCCATTTTGAAAGCCAATGTTTGGCTACCTTGAGTTATTTATTTCAATGTACAATTTGTATTTGATTTGTTAGAAAAGATAATGTATTCATAAAGGAGTGCAATGCTCAGCTAGTTTCAAGTGCTAACATTTAAACCCATTAATTTTACTTCTAAAGAACAACAAAGAACCAGTTGAACAATTCCAAAAACCCTATGTTAATAGATCTCAATATTTGGTAGAAACAAAGACATCATAGAATATGAGTTCctatacttgaaggagttattaatgaaatttggcatggaaaactctaaagcAGTAATCacatctatgactacaaatgacaaattatcactaagggatgaatcaacacctgttaatccgactagatacaaatctatgataggaggtctactgtacttaacacaaacaagacttgatattatgaatgcaatatgtattgtttcaagatttcagagtaatcctaaagaaaatcatgaatgaatagtaaaaaggattttccagtacttacaaggcactacaaatcttggattatggtatcctagagatgaaaactttgaattatgtgcatacacagatgcaaattgggtaggagatgtggatgatagaaaaagcaccaccagcagagcattttttctttgaacaagattaatttcttggttgagtaagaaacaaagttgcacatctttattaacagcagaatcagaatatgttgaagcagcaacaaactgtacataggtattacggcttaaacaaatgttaaatgatataaaggtgaaatgcaaggaacctataactatctattgtgataatacaacatcaattgatatatctaagaatctggtattacat
The nucleotide sequence above comes from Cryptomeria japonica chromosome 11, Sugi_1.0, whole genome shotgun sequence. Encoded proteins:
- the LOC131860065 gene encoding disease resistance RPP13-like protein 4, which translates into the protein MEAIVGGAVAGKICEMTLQMTVQKLSAQISLVTNFQKDFEWLKRKLGYMKGFLKDAEQQCRQKESVRQWLQDVRDIAVRAEDILERCTAQPLYTSRLQSVFTGNHMGFRYKYSRKISKIKARIKLLIEEGWQLKVANDVSSGEEASSSTLRRAYSKRSSIVPIDSHPVGIEAKVEHLVSLLERPAVSVIAVVGMGGLGKTYLLQHVYSVVKYRFEKSIWLSISQSFSISKLQNDLASHLNIKDKIQGVSEQRAEELINAHLKEKKIVIVLDDVWKPIKEGNLIKRLGLTIGQNCKLVITTRNREVCRNVKAEIYEMERLSEEDSWKLFCIYGFPEDEGNRAPEHLLDVARNIAKECGNLPLAIKTTAASLAGCRSRREWDSKLSQLKEVSTLNKPLEVLKLSYDCLPAHLKACFAYLSFFPEDEKIDCEYLVNLWIAEGFIPDGKDQWDIGWKCLNEIANLCLVEIVEEEWEGSDHDSDIQVELEVKKYCRVHDLFLDLAVYISKENKCAFKIENAFKEFPARNNSVDWCRVLLPKKWIDDKVLLKSRLAFSPKLLRTLSLSDNRIVNIPPKILMNMKVLRVLDLSRNGISTLPDCVEDMKLLKVLNLSSTWITEVPGCVRSLKSLLFLDVSFCSSLRQIPVWIGKLKCLQHINTVQSPLINTLPNGILNLKSLRTLRSRRLRLSVRNDSELKLQDVRSMFQLQELSICLDTESQLQSIKTGILGQLERMRHLTVENCLPFPDCPFPEELEIMRDLETLQLHKFAVTSSLCSFVDLRELRLQRCHWNSYPEFQKMPNLMSLQLDSNRSCTEIPAAFGKSGGFPKLRFMLIRDFPGLDEFPELEDGAMPHLEVFKLHKCHNLSELRGLEKLKMLKEFNYHRSFGLWFRLQEGGQDWREVKARNPQVIITHRHRRYV